The window CTTCGATGCCAACAGCTATCTCTATCTGACCCGGGCAATGGATTATTTCGACATCGCCGCCGATCATAATGGCGTGCTGGCGCAGGCGTTTCGCGGCATCAAGACACGGTTCTGCGTGGTGTCGTTCACCAGCGACTGGCTGTTTCCGACTTCGGAATCGCGGGCGCTGGTGCACGCGCTCAATGCCTCAAGCGCACGGGTGTCGTTCGCCGAGATCGAGACCGACCGCGGCCATGATGCCTTCCTGCTCGACGTGCCCGAATTTTTCGACATTTCGCGTGCGTTCCTGCAATCCGCGGGCACCGCGCGCGGCCTGACCAAGACAGGCGGCTGACATGACCACGCAGCAACAGGTCTTGCCGCTCACCGGCATCGTGGCGCGGGACAACGGCCATTATCGCGGCGATCATCTCTTGGTCGCGGAGATGGTCGAGCGCGGCTCGAAGGTGCTCGACGTCGGCTGCGGCGACGGCGATCTGCTGCAGCTCCTGGAAAGCCGCGGCATCGACGGGCGCGGCATCGAATTGTCGCGCGAGGGCGTCAACCGCTGCGTCGCCAAGGGTCTCGCGGTGGTGCAGGGCGACGCCGATACCGACCTGATCAACTATCCCGACGATGCCTTCGATTATGTGATCCTGTCGCAGACCCTGCAGGCGACGCGGCAGCCGCGCGTGGTGCTGGAGAATCTGTTGCGGATCGGACGGCGCGCCATCGTGTCGTTCCCAAATTTCGGCTTCTGGCGGATGCGGCTGCAATTACTGGTCGGCGGCCACATGCCGCGCACCGAAAATCTCCCCGCCACCTGGTACGACACGCCGAACATCCATTTCTGCACGATCAAGGATTTCGTCCAGCTCTGCGACGAGATCAACGTCAAGATGGAGCGCGCGGTCGCGCTCGATCTCTATGGCCGCCCGCTGCGGGTGAACCTGCCTTGGTGGTTCTGGAATATGTTCGGCGAGCAGGGCGTGTTTTTGCTGAGCCGGGCGGGGAAGGCGAAGTAGAGTCTTCGCAGAGCGAGCCGCGGACGCGGTGCACCTCTCCCGCTTGCGGGGGAGGTCGACGCGCTCGAAGAGCGCGGCGGGTGGGGGAAATCCCTCCGCGAACGCCAGCATCTGTTATGCGGCACCACCCCCACCCCAACCCTCCCCCGCGAAGAGCGGGAGAGGGCGCGCACCGTCCTCGTGGTGACGGTCAGGTCTGAACCATCATCGATCTCGGATCACGCACCGGCCAGCGGCCCGCTTCGGCGAGCGTGACAAAATGCTCGACCATTTCGTTGAACAATGCAGGCTCTTCCAGATTGAGCACGTGACCCGACTTCGGAAAGAACGCTAGCCCTGACGCCGGCAGGTGCTTCTTCAGGAACATGCTCGGCTCGACGCAATTGTCGTCCTCATCGCCGCAGATGATCAAGGTCGGCGTCGGCACTTTCCGGATCGCCTCGGTCAGGGTGTAGATCGAGGGCCGGCCGCCCTGAAAACTGCGCATGGTGTTGGCCGAGCCGTTTGAATCGTGCCGCGCCAGAGCATTGTAGAAATCCGCGTGCCCGCGCGGGTCCTTCAATAAAAATGGAATCCGGCTTGGCGCCTCGCGCGTCGCCTTTGCCACTTCCGCGGCGCCGATGCGATCGAACTCTTCGGCATTGGCCCGGCATTGCCTACGGAAGGCGTCGAGGTTTTCGAGGCTCGAGCCTGAACCGACGGCGGCCAGCGTCAGCGACAGCGCGCGCTCCGGCGCGTTCAGGCCGATCTGCAGCGACGAATAAGACCCCATCGACAGGCCGACGAAATGCGCTTTTTGGATCTTCAGATGATCGAGAACGGCCAGCGCATCGGTATAAAAGTGCTTGTAGGTGTAGACCTCGGCGGAAGCCGGTACGTCCGAGGGCGTGTAGCCGCGCGCGGAATAGGCGATGCAACGGTGGCCGCGCGAGAAGTAACGCATCTGCGGCTCCCAATTGGTGTGGTCGGCGGCGAATTCGTGCAGGAAGATGATCGGCGTTCCCTGGCCCGCCTCCTCGAAATAGAGGCGGACCTTATCGGCTGCGACGGCATAGGGCATTTGCTGTTCCTTCTGACGTTTCTTGTTTTGACGCGGTTCTCAAGCGGCCCTGAAAATCGCAGTTAATGCTCGCGGCTGCAATGAGGCAAAATCGATCGTTTTTCGTCATGAAATGATCGCGGAATGACCCCGGAACCGTTTCTGCACTGCCGCATCGCGTCTTGCTCTCGCCACATCACAACTCGCATACGAACGCCCGGATGTCGGCTGTCGCGGTGATTTCGAATGAGGTCGCTCGCGGTCGATGGGAAAACGGGGGGTGTGCTACAGAAGGAATGAGTATGCTTCAGTTGGTTGCGTTCCGCCGGTCGCTTGTTGCGCTGGCGTTGTGTTCGGCGGCGTTCGCCGCCTCGGCCTCTC is drawn from Bradyrhizobium lablabi and contains these coding sequences:
- a CDS encoding alpha/beta fold hydrolase is translated as MPYAVAADKVRLYFEEAGQGTPIIFLHEFAADHTNWEPQMRYFSRGHRCIAYSARGYTPSDVPASAEVYTYKHFYTDALAVLDHLKIQKAHFVGLSMGSYSSLQIGLNAPERALSLTLAAVGSGSSLENLDAFRRQCRANAEEFDRIGAAEVAKATREAPSRIPFLLKDPRGHADFYNALARHDSNGSANTMRSFQGGRPSIYTLTEAIRKVPTPTLIICGDEDDNCVEPSMFLKKHLPASGLAFFPKSGHVLNLEEPALFNEMVEHFVTLAEAGRWPVRDPRSMMVQT
- the metW gene encoding methionine biosynthesis protein MetW, encoding MTTQQQVLPLTGIVARDNGHYRGDHLLVAEMVERGSKVLDVGCGDGDLLQLLESRGIDGRGIELSREGVNRCVAKGLAVVQGDADTDLINYPDDAFDYVILSQTLQATRQPRVVLENLLRIGRRAIVSFPNFGFWRMRLQLLVGGHMPRTENLPATWYDTPNIHFCTIKDFVQLCDEINVKMERAVALDLYGRPLRVNLPWWFWNMFGEQGVFLLSRAGKAK